A window from Neodiprion fabricii isolate iyNeoFabr1 chromosome 2, iyNeoFabr1.1, whole genome shotgun sequence encodes these proteins:
- the LOC124175110 gene encoding papilin isoform X3, whose protein sequence is MDRRRDWSLVLLIFILASHIPHAPARHHHIKLRHDRHRRQHGESYLPPHFVLDTDEQETGTWGSWSTPSSCSRSCGGGVAYQTRRCNDVDPDGTKRCTGAKKRFFSCNIRDCPEPANDFRAEQCAAYDKTPVNGVLYEWVPYTGASNKCELNCKPRRERFYYRLKFKVTDGTPCVSGQNDVCVEGKCMPVGCDMMLGSGAKEDRCRECGGDNSACDTFHGVVDNDNMKIGYNDILLIPAGATNIAISELRPSNNYLAIRNSTGHYYLNGNRTIDFPRSFKFAGTVFRYERRPTEIMTADMVTALGPTNQTIYIVLLKQGKNVGVDYEYSISKRLSNSSDAESYTWVEEEFSDCSSTCGGGFQSRLVKCVRRGDNEEVDANLCDQQLEPVSNVSCGEEACPPEWVIGDWGPCSKACGLGGEQTREIKCEQLISGGIPSLVDDTRCLKIIGPKGIEIQECNKDVPCPQWHKGPWKPCDRLCGQGKERRKITCYKKVDGKIIVLPDSACPEERPESEKDCELRPCAGIDWVVSKWSGCDNKCGLTQETRTVSCVSLDDKIYPNEKCNPETKPELVRSCSAQEKCNYQWYATQWSECSVECGTGIATRKVFCATSDPELSCVTKVEDEKCDPSTRYNDTQECTAEVKECKGEWFSGPWSECSKPCGGGDKTRKVICMKDNKVVPSKDNCREDEFMLASDNCNEKACEQDEVIPEERGKPNAPTDVEEDEECEDYEDDEFISVNQDLGIQQSRNNDEIESSGSGLEDMMMSDDSNALPPIPGPLGDIIEHNDYFYEEGSGSGFSSSFTDDGNSSTTSNLDYRTETTNMYSSLGTSTSDTSSESSGTSETINLDTKASTELDKVVSTGSTEQTISTKASVTSKSPMTTKPKKLKPEDVPFEVVPPDVTKPPVTTEKSTLPESTTLSAGISSSSPGRRASDSSSTVETTEASDSTVVSSSDEIKPSTTLEPSGSEMSSLSTPEASTSSDAGITNRTVSETTVSSDLDTSEESSTNATESTSAGTMESFGSNITLTSSSDKTSTDATVVSSTTDSLTSGKTSIDTTTVSSSEATASSDLTTIGSAGTETKASSESGTIESSGTRSTMSAGTVSTVSTSSETSVASTSDTTGTSEAISLDTKASAELDKVVSTESTEQTISTKASGTSKSPVTTKPKKLKPEDVPFEVVPPDVTKPPVTTEKSTLPESTTLSAGISSSSPGRRASDSSSTVETTEASDSTVVSSSDEIKPSTTLEPSGSEMSSLSTPGASTSSDAGITNRTVSETTVTSDLDTSEESSTNATESTSAGTMESFGSNITLTSSSDKTSTDATVVSSAGTTVTSDTTIKASTSSQTVVSTDSDTIKTSSTDITSASTIVSTSSETSVSDSDIKETFGTNTTMSTSIISTALTSSETTVLSSSDTTESSSSESTEPLSSSTPVSSSFQTTELSGSETTESSIPDTSLSSGSETLESSTPDTSVSPSSEATLSSGSGGTVSASSTTMSQSTEFGITSITDGTVTGSTETSKQSTGTVTTTESDVTITYSGTTVSDEIDITTESDITSDTTESGVTETDYDLDTTEQSHITEIFTVIGHTDQTLRRQRKCKPKKPKTCKTSPFGCCYDGVKPATGPFGRGCFIPKTCNETKYGCCPDGVSPATGKNNEGCPDSHCSDTLFGCCPDKVTPAEGNDYEGCEIPCNGTEFGCCLDGKTAAAGEDNFGCCNTTTYGCCPNGIEPASGPDGEGCEEGETTSTITTPAKETTTEITSEVTDEQTTYTPTTTTEIAKSCEGSKFGCCPNNETSATGENCEGCNIINAENCTSSDYKCCPTACQNSKFGCCVDGLTPAHGPNMEGCCLTTLYGCCPDNIQNAKGPNFNGCGCQNSNYGCCPDNTTTALGSNNEGCGCEYAPHGCCPDRLNVAHGPDFEGCPCHTYQFGCCPDGISVAKGPLKQGCGCENTKFNCCSDGLTPAKGPNYAGCTCDVSKYGCCPDGIEEAQGENFEGCHRVLLSPAAICTLNEDKGPCMKWSVKWYYNVSNGMCQKFWYGGCEGNENRFHIQQECKNTCVEPKGRDVCFLPKIVGPCDGYYPTWYYDTDRKQCAQFVYGGCLGNANKFKSKEDCEELCVLPDNDDRCEQPNEPGPCEGNFTRWYFNAESSSCEEFNYGGCRGNENNFQTEISCKQQCVTPRLGRGTCSLPRKEGTCTEKLSRWFFDQSEKRCMPFYYTGCGGNKNNYETKDACDTDCPVKIEQDSCLLPAIIGECFNYTQRWYYDSTEKHCRLFYYGGCGGNGNNFETEHDCIHRCESSSLMPAPTVDEFRREYCFLPENHGPCRMESVRWYYDSRSGICQQFYYGGCQSNGNNFGTVEECENRCGNVQDPCDLPAIVGPCRGSIRQYYYDRRTDMCHEFAFGGCQGNKNRFEDKKSCEQRCRKTTDATTLVTQPTTPRTRVDPESSSCFAPLDFGPCRDNITAFYYDAESQTCQAFLYGGCEGNANRFQSLEQCERVCGSFRGQDVCNLPLDPGPCNGLFPRFFYDSKTRECHSFIYGGCLGNGNRFTLQYECESVCVHREEPPAPGNRTTYDNTAICLEPVNSGYYGGSGYYKRFYYDDERLDCIAFIYQGSGGNLNRFKSRESCLKTCSKTNEVGPEFKYPEDACIEAQKECNEIRCQYGMVARVDEQNCERCSCVDPCLPVKCQEGSKCVITSVLRGESAVYQGTCESLPTVTKPGMCPAVVNGASCQEECDSDAECPEDLKCCPSSCGSSCVKPAAAVQPVPVQPVPTEPLPTPPPVPAVTTTPNSQLVPAVIEQPKEPKLRAEQGSYVIMKCVAIGNPPPVISWRRGVTLIDNSMGRHSINDDGSLQIVGLYSADAGIYTCTAHNRLAAPVRIQYELDITDPRADRSSTIFGKPNYRVTVSLNSPAYLKCFVMGWPRPIVNWWHEGEMISLADDVYELQRDYALKIHTVSLANLGIYTCQAYNGVGKAASWSVTLQAPGPVINVKPEYERYIKYLIDPSRLSSPVRTRIPDYPQNRPMRTKAPVSQTYAPIYPPSQAPYILTVNVTEPPPAIVLDKYTVPVKVNVTADDGQFPVGSDFSILCNVYGYPIPTVQWYKDDRLIQTTEKIKIVEANRLSISYAQKNDSGKYRCEAANQYSSDSDSVDIVVSGIYIHPTCQDNLFLANCGLIVKGKFCNHKWYARFCCRSCTEAGQVPPRGPHLNETSRKRRSILSTP, encoded by the exons gtcGTTGGTGCTTCTAATATTTATACTAGCTTCACACATCCCGCATGCGCCAGCCAGACAC CACCACATAAAATTGAGACACGACAGGCACAGAAGACAGCATGGCGAAAGCTACCTGCCGCCGCACTTCGTCTTGGACACCGACGAGCAGGAGACGGGCACCTGGGGTTCGTGGTCTACACCAAGCTCCTGTTCACGTTCCTGCGGTGGAGGAGTTGCCTACCAAACGAGACGCTGTAACGACGTAGA tCCAGACGGGACGAAGAGGTGTACAGGGGCAAAGAAAAGGTTCTTCTCCTGCAACATTCGG GATTGTCCAGAGCCAGCTAACGACTTCAGGGCGGAACAATGTGCAGCGTACGACAAAACGCCAGTTAACGGTGTCTTGTACGA GTGGGTTCCTTACACTGGAGCGTCTAACAAATGCGAGTTGAACTGTAAACCGCGTCGCGAGAGATTTTACTACCGTCTCAAATTCAAGGTCACAGATGGTACACCCTGCGTCTCTGGTCAGAACGACGTTTGTGTCGAGGGTAAATGCATG CCTGTGGGATGCGACATGATGCTCGGCAGTGGTGCTAAGGAAGACAGATGCCGGGAATGCGGTGGAGACAATTCGGCCTGTGATACGTTTCACGGAGTAGTCGATAATGacaatatgaaaattg GGTACAACGATATCTTACTGATACCCGCCGGTGCAACGAATATTGCTATCAGCGAGCTACGTCCGTCAAACAACTACTTGG CCATTAGGAACTCGACGGGTCATTATTATCTGAATGGAAATAGGACAATAGATTTTCCCCGAAGCTTTAAGTTTGCTGGCACCGTTTTTCGATATGAGAGAAGACCTACGGAAATTATGACTGCGGATATGGTCACCGCGCTGGGACCAACGAACCAGACAATTTACATTgtg TTGCTTAAACAAGGCAAAAACGTCGGCGTTGATTACGAGTACAGCATATCGAAAAGACTCTCGAACTCTTCAGACGCTGAGAGTTACACTTGGGTCGAAGAAGAGTTTTCCGATTGCAGTAGTACTTGTGGCGGAG GATTCCAGTCGAGGCTGGTCAAATGTGTCAGACGTGGTGATAACGAGGAAGTGGACGCCAATCTATGCGATCAGCAACTTGAACCAGTCAGCAACGTATCATGCGGCGAAGAGGCGTGTCCACCTGAATGGGTGATCGGGGATTGGGGTCCATGTAGTAAAGCCTGTGGACTTGGAGGAGAACAGACGCGAGAGATAAAGTGCGAGCAACTCATTTCCGGAGGTATTCCATCGCTTGTGGATGACACtcgttgtttgaaaataatcggacCTAAGGGCATTGAGATACAGGAATGTAACAAGGATGTTCCATGTCCGCAGTGGCACAAAGGCCCATGGAAACCT tgCGATCGCCTCTGTGGCCAAGGAAAGGAGAGGCGTAAAATAACTTGCTACAAAAAAGTAgacggaaaaataatcgtcCTACCTGATTCCGCCTGTCCGGAAGAGCGTCCGGAGAGTGAGAAGGATTGCGAATTGAGACCTTGTGCTGGGATTGATTGGGTTGTATCCAAATGGAGCGGT TGTGACAATAAATGCGGTCTTACTCAAGAGACTAGAACTGTAAGCTGTGTCTCATTGGACGATAAAATATATCCTAATGAAAAGTGTAACCCTGAAACGAAGCCTGAATTAGTCAGGAGTTGTTCGGCTCAAGAAAAGTGCAATTACCAATGGTATGCAACGCAGTGGAGCGAG TGCTCTGTAGAATGTGGCACTGGAATCGCAACTCGCAAAGTATTTTGTGCTACATCAGACCCTGAACTGAGTTGCGTAACAAAGgttgaagatgaaaaatgtgatCCAAGTACAAGGTATAATGACACTCAAGAGTGCACTGCTGAGGTGAAAGAGTGCAAGGGTGAATGGTTCTCGGGTCCCTGGAGTGAG TGTTCCAAGCCATGCGGCGGTGGTGACAAGACTAGAAAGGTAATATGCATGAAGGATAATAAAGTGGTTCCGTCTAAGGATAATTGTCGTGAAGATGAGTTTATGCTCGCCAGCGACAATTGCAATGAGAAGGCGTGCGAGCAAG atGAAGTTATACCAGAAGAACGAGGAAAACCCAATGCACCAACGGATgtcgaagaagacgaagaatgtGAGGATTATGAAGACGATGAATTCATTTCTGTTAACCAGGATCTTGGCATTCAG CAGTCTAGGAACAATGACGAAATAGAGTCGTCAGGAAGTGGCTTAGAGGATATGATGATGAGCGATGATTCTAATGCACTACCCCCAATACCAGGCCCGCTCGGCGATATAATTGAGCATAATGACTACTTTTACGAAGAAGGAAGTGGTTCCGGATTCTCATCCAGTTTCACTGATGACGGGAACAGTTCTACGACCTCCAATCTTGACTATAGAACTGAAACTACCAATATGTATAGTTCACTTG GAACGTCGACTTCAGACACCAGTTCAGAATCGTCCGGAACATCTGAAACAATCAATCTAGATACAAAGGCCTCCACAGAATTGGACAAAGTTGTATCAACGGGGTCAACAGAACAAACAATATCAACTAAAGCATCTGTTACATCGAAATCGCCAA TGACCACTAAACCCAAAAAGCTTAAACCAGAGGATGTGCCCTTCGAGGTAGTGCCACCTGACGTTACCAAGCCACCAGTAACCACCGAAAAATCGACTTTGCCTGAGTCTACCACACTATCAGCCGGTATTTCAAGTTCTAGCCCTGGTAGAAGGGCTTCCGATTCTTCATCAACTGTAGAAACAACCGAAGCTTCTGATTCTACAGTTGTTTCTAGTTCCGATGAAATCAAACCGTCTACAACCTTAGAACCATCTGGTTCGGAAATGAGTTCGTTGTCGACCCCAGAAGCGTCAACGTCATCTGATGCAGGCATAACAAATCGAACCGTTTCTGAAACGACTGTATCGTCTGATTTAGATACATCAGAAGAGTCTAGCACAAATGCAACAGAATCAACCAGTGCAGGAACAATGGAATCATTTGGATCAAATATAACACTGACGTCGAGTTCTGACAAAACCAGCACTGATGCAACGGTAGTGTCTAGTACAACAGATTCACTGACTTCCGGTAAAACCAGCATTGATACAACAACCGTCTCTAGCTCAGAAGCAACAGCTTCATCTGATTTAACCACAATCGGCTCTGCCGGTACGGAAACAAAAGCATCTTCTGAGTCAGGCACGATCGAATCATCTGGCACACGTTCAACAATGTCAGCTGGTACTGTTTCAACAGTGTCAACCAGCTCTGAAACGTCAGTGGCATCTACTTCAGATACTACTGGAACATCTGAAGCAATCAGTCTAGATACAAAGGCCTCCGCAGAATTGGACAAAGTTGTATCAACGGAGTCAACAGAACAAACAATATCAACTAAAGCATCTGGTACGTCGAAATCGCCAG TGACCACTAAACCCAAAAAGCTTAAACCAGAGGATGTGCCCTTCGAGGTAGTGCCACCTGACGTTACCAAGCCACCAGTAACCACCGAAAAATCGACTTTGCCTGAGTCTACCACACTATCAGCCGGTATTTCAAGTTCTAGCCCTGGTAGAAGGGCTTCCGATTCTTCATCAACTGTAGAAACGACCGAAGCTTCTGATTCTACAGTTGTTTCTAGTTCCGATGAAATCAAACCGTCTACAACCTTAGAACCATCTGGTTCGGAAATGAGTTCGTTGTCGACCCCAGGAGCGTCAACGTCATCTGATGCAGGCATAACAAATCGAACCGTTTCAGAAACGACTGTAACGTCTGATTTAGATACATCAGAAGAGTCTAGCACAAATGCAACAGAATCAACCAGTGCAGGAACAATGGAATCATTTGGATCAAATATAACACTGACGTCGAGTTCTGACAAAACCAGCACTGATGCAACGGTAGTGTCTAGTGCAGGTACAACTGTGACATCTGATACAACCATAAAGGCGTCTACTAGTTCACAAACAGTAGTCTCCACCGATTCAGATACGATAAAAACATCTAGCACAGACATAACATCAGCTAGTACAATAGTATCGACCAGCTCAGAAACGTCAGTATCTGATTCAGATATAAAAGAAACGTTTGGTACAAATACAACAATGTCAACCAGTATAATCTCAACAGCGCTAACTAGCTCAGAAACAACAGTATTATCCAGTTCAGACACTACAGAATCGTCTAGTTCAGAGTCAACGGAACCCTTGAGTTCAAGTACACCCGTATCATCTAGTTTTCAGACAACAGAGTTGTCTGGTTCGGAAACAACCGAATCGTCTATCCCAGACACGTCGCTATCATCTGGTTCAGAAACTTTAGAATCATCTACACCTGACACAAGTGTTTCACCCAGTTCCGAGGCAACACTTTCGTCAGGCTCAGGTGGAACTGTATCTGCATCATCTACTACAATGAGTCAATCCACTGAATTTGGTATAACATCGATCACCGACGGTACAGTTACCGGAAGTACTGAAACTTCCAAACAATCTACGGGAACTGTTACAACGACAGAGTCTGATGTCACAATCACGTATTCAGGAACAACAGTCTCAGATGAAATTGACATCACAACGGAGAGTGATATTACAAGTGATACTACTGAGTCAGGTGTCACTGAAACAGATTATGATCTGGATACCACTGAGCAGTCGCACATTACTGAGATTTTCACAGTTATCGGACACACCGATCAAACGTTACGAAGGCAACGTAAATGCAAGCCGAAAAAACCGAAGACTTGCAAAACGTCACCATTTGGCTGTTGCTATGACGGTGTTAAACCTGCTACAGGACCGTTCGGACGAGGTTGTTTTATTCCCAAAACGTGCAACGAAACAAAATACGGATGTTGTCCTGACGGCGTATCACCTGCCACCGGAAAGAATAACGAAGGCTGCCCCGATTCACACTGTAGTGATACACTCTTTGGCTGTTGCCCAGATAAAGTTACCCCAGCGGAAGGAAATGACTATGAGGGCTGCGAAATACCATGCAACGGAACAGAATTCGGCTGCTGTCTCGATGGTAAGACGGCAGCTGCCGGTGAGGATAATTTCGGCTGCTGCAATACTACAACATACGGTTGCTGTCCAAACGGAATTGAACCAGCATCTGGTCCAGATGGTGAAGGTTGTGAAGAAGGAGAAACAACCTCTACTATTACCACACCAGCGAAAGAAACTACTACCGAAATTACGAGTGAAGTCACCGATGAGCAGACCACTTATACACCTACTACCACTACCGAAATTGCTAAGAGTTGCGAAGGGTCAAAGTTTGGTTGCTGTCCCAACAACGAAACAAGTGCAACTGGCGAAAACTGTGAAGGGTGTAATATCATTAATGCCGAAAACTGTACTTCATCTGATTACAAATGTTGCCCCACGGCTTGTCAGAATAGCAAATTTGGTTGTTGTGTCGATGGATTGACGCCGGCCCATGGCCCGAACATGGAAGGCTGTTGCTTGACCACGCTCTATGGATGCTGCCCtgataatattcaaaatgcTAAAGGACCTAATTTCAATGGCTGTGgttgtcaaaattcaaactACGGATGCTGCCCTGACAATACGACAACTGCGCTTGGATCAAACAACGAAGGGTGTGGATGCGAGTACGCACCTCATGGGTGTTGCCCTGACCGTCTGAATGTCGCACATGGACCAGACTTTGAAGGATGTCCTTGCCATACTTATCAATTTGGATGCTGTCCCGATGGAATTTCTGTTGCTAAGGGACCTCTCAAACAAG GTTGTGGGTGTGAAAATACCAAATTCAACTGCTGTTCTGACGGTCTCACACCAGCCAAGGGTCCGAATTATGCCGGCTGCACTTGCGACGTATCCAAGTATGGCTGCTGCCCAGACGGTATCGAAGAAGCACAAGGAGAAAACTTTGAAGGATGTCACAGAGTCCTATTATCTCCCGCTGCTATTTGTACTTTGAACGAGGATAAGGGTCCTTGTATGAAATGGTCTGTGAAATGGTACTATAACGTTTCCAACGGAATGTGTCAAAAATTCTGGTACGGTGGCTGCGAAGGGAATGAGAATCGTTTCCACATTCAGCAGGAATGCAAAAACACCTGTGTTGAGCCCAAAGGGCGTG ATGTCTGCTTCCTGCCCAAGATCGTTGGGCCGTGTGACGGATATTATCCAACATGGTATTATGATACTGATAGAAAACAGTGCGCCCAATTTGTCTACGGAGGATGTCTTGGAAATGCCAACAAGTTCAAATCTAAAGAAGACTGTGAAGAACTTTGCGTTCTTCCTGATAATGATG ATCGTTGTGAGCAACCCAACGAACCAGGGCCATGCGAAGGTAATTTCACCAGATGGTATTTCAACGCAGAAAGCAGTAGCTGCGAAGAATTCAATTATGGTGGCTGCAGAGGTAATGAAAATAACTTCCAAACGGAAATCTCCTGCAAGCAGCAGTGTGTAACACCTAGACTTGGTCGCG gtacttgttcgctaccACGGAAAGAGGGTACCTGTACGGAAAAACTCTCTCGATGGTTCTTTGACCAATCAGAGAAACGTTGCATGCCCTTCTATTACACTGGCTGtggtggaaataaaaataactacGAAACTAAAGATGCATGTGATACTGACTGTCCGGTAAAGATTG AGCAAGACTCTTGTCTACTGCCTGCAATAATCGGCGAGTGCTTTAATTACACTCAACGGTGGTATTACGACTCGACCGAAAAACACTGCAGACTATTTTACTACGGAGGTTGCGGtggaaatggaaataatttcgaaactgAACATGATTGCATACATAGATGCGAATCTTCATCTTTAATGCCCGCACCTACAGTTGATGAATTCCGAAGAG aatattGTTTCTTACCTGAAAACCATGGACCGTGCAGAATGGAGTCGGTTAGATGGTACTATGACAGTAGGTCTGGTATTTGCCAACAATTCTACTACGGTGGATGTCAAAGTAATGGCAACAACTTTGGAACAGTTGAAGAATGTGAAAATCGATGTGGAAATGTGCAag atcCCTGCGATCTACCAGCAATTGTTGGTCCCTGCAGAGGAAGTATTAGGCAGTATTATTACGATCGTCGTACCGACATGTGTCACGAATTTGCATTCGGCGGGTGCCAGGGTAATAAAAATAGGTTCGAGGACAAGAAGTCATGCGAGCAGAGATGCCGGAAGACAACCGATGCCACGACTCTAGTCACGCAACCTACAACACCTCGTACCAGAGTTGATCCTGAGAGTTCATCTTGCTTTGCACCACTCGATTTTGGTCCATGCAGAGATAATATTACTGCATTCTATTACGACGCAGAAAGCCAAACTTGCCAAGCATTCCTGTACGGAGGATGCGAAGGGAATGCCAATAGGTTCCAATCATTGGAGCAGTGTGAACGCGTATGTGGAAGCTTCCGAGGACAAG ATGTCTGCAATCTTCCGTTGGACCCAGGCCCCTGCAACGGATTGTTCCCCAGATTCTTCTATGACTCAAAGACTCGTGAATgccattcatttatttatggTGGATGTCTTGGCAATGGTAACAGGTTCACGCTCCAATATGAGTGCGAGTCTGTTTGTGTACATCGTGAAGAACCTCCAGCGCCTGGAAACAGAACCACGTATGATAATACAG CTATCTGCCTTGAGCCTGTAAATAGTGGATATTATGGCGGGTCAGGTTACTACAAGCGTTTCTACTACGACGATGAGCGCCTAGATTGTATAGCATTCATTTATCAAGGTTCAGGAGGAAATCTTAACAGATTCAAGAGCCGTGAATCTTGCCTTAAGACTTGCTCGA AAACAAACGAAGTTGGCCCAGAATTTAAATATCCTGAAGACGCGTGCATAGAAGCACAAAAAGAGTGCAATGAGATTCGTTGCCAGTACGGAATGGTGGCACGCGTTGATGAACAAAATTGCGAACGATGTAGCTGCGTGGATCCGTGTCTCCCAGTAAAATGTCAAGAAGGATCGAAATGTGTAATAACTTCAGTTCTTCGAGGGGAATCAGCCGTGTATCAAGGCACTTGCGAGAGCC TCCCAACTGTGACGAAACCAGGAATGTGTCCAGCAGTAGTGAACGGTGCAAGTTGCCAGGAAGAATGTGACTCGGACGCTGAGTGTCCTGAAGATTTAAAGTGTTGTCCGAGCAGTTGTGGTTCGTCTTGTGTAAAGCCAGCTGCTGCGGTGCAGCCAGTACCAGTTCAACCGGTACCGACGGAGCCTCTACCGACGCCTCCTCCAGTGCCAGCCGTCACTACTACACCAAATTCGCAGTTAGTACCCGCTGTCATTGAACAACCGAAAGAACCCAAACTTCGCGCCGAACAGGGTAGCTACGTTATCATGAAATGTGTTGCCATTGGAAATCCACCCCCGGTTATCTCATGGCGAAGGGGTGTGACATTG ATTGACAACTCAATGGGTAGACACAGTATAAATGATGACGGTTCCCTCCAAATTGTTGGACTCTATTCAGCAGATGCAGGAATTTACACTTGCACAGCCCACAATCGTCTGGCCGCGCCAGTCAGAATACAGTATGAACTAGACATCACTG ACCCTCGCGCAGACAGGAGTTCCACTATCTTTGGCAAACCAAACTACCGCGTGACAGTGAGCTTGAATTCGCCTGCATACCTGAAATGCTTCGTCATGGGCTGGCCACGACCTATCGTAAACTGGTGGCACGAAGGGGAAATGATTTCCCTGGCTGATGATGTGTACGAATTACAGCGTGATTACGCACTAAAAATACATACAGTATCTCTGGCTAACCTTGGAATTTACACTTGCCAAGCTTATAACGGTGTCGGAAAAGCTGCATCGTGGTCTGTAACTCTACAAGCACCTGGTCCAGTTATCAATGTTAAACCAGAGTACGAAAGATATATCAAATACCTCATTGATCCTTCAAGACTCAGTTCGCCAGTCCGCACTAGAATACCTGATTATCCTCAAAACAGACCGATGCGGACGAAAGCTCCCGTATCTCAGACATACGCTCCTATCTACCCGCCAAGTCAAGCTCCTTACATCCTAACTGTTAATGTAACCGAACCGCCCCCTGCAATTGTGCTTGACAAATACACAG TTCCAGTGAAAGTGAACGTTACGGCAGACGATGGCCAATTCCCAGTGGGTAGTGACTTCAGCATACTCTGCAACGTTTATGGGTACCCAATTCCAACTGTACAGTGGTACAAAGATGATAGACTCATCCAAACAACCGAAAAAATCAAGATTGTTG AAGCGAACAGACTGAGCATTTCGTACGCCCAAAAGAATGATTCTGGAAAATACCGATGCGAAGCCGCTAATCAGTACTCTAGTGATTCGGATTCTGTAGACATTGTGGTATCTG GGATCTACATTCACCCAACTTGTCAGGATAATTTGTTCTTAGCAAATTGTGGTCTGATAGTCAAAGGAAAATTCTGTAATCATAAATGGTACGCCCGATTTTGCTGTCGATCGTGCACAGAAGCTGGCCAAGTACCTCCGAGAGGACCACACCTTAATGAAACTAGTAGAAAGAGAAGATCCATTCTTTCTACCCCCTAA